In the Bremerella alba genome, one interval contains:
- a CDS encoding DUF2461 domain-containing protein, translated as MTTFGITKKSFQLLDKLAANNNREWYHEHKEELREQLIDPFADILEAVSGKLKNAKRPFSGSKQTMFRLYRDVRFAKDKRPYKEHIGGLLTPSGSKKDDAAILYAHLANNGGFIAAGFYRWETKALNQLRERMIEDAKTFRTITRKISKAGYEFSEIEPLKSMPRGYAPYADHEHARFLRMRSLVVSQNLSKEAWIDGTVVKELVKLHRSTIDLMLFGLEAIGQRS; from the coding sequence ATGACCACGTTTGGTATCACGAAGAAGTCGTTTCAACTCCTCGATAAACTCGCGGCCAATAACAACCGCGAGTGGTATCACGAACACAAAGAGGAACTTCGCGAGCAGTTAATCGATCCCTTTGCCGATATTCTGGAAGCCGTATCAGGTAAGTTGAAAAACGCTAAACGCCCCTTCTCCGGCAGCAAGCAGACGATGTTTAGGCTGTACCGTGACGTCCGCTTTGCCAAAGACAAACGACCTTACAAGGAACACATCGGCGGACTGCTCACCCCATCGGGTAGCAAAAAAGATGATGCAGCGATCTTGTATGCCCATCTGGCAAACAACGGTGGGTTCATCGCTGCGGGGTTTTACCGCTGGGAAACGAAAGCTTTAAACCAGCTACGTGAACGCATGATCGAAGATGCGAAAACCTTTCGCACGATCACCCGTAAGATCAGCAAAGCGGGCTACGAGTTCTCGGAAATAGAACCTCTCAAATCGATGCCCCGCGGATACGCTCCATACGCCGACCACGAGCACGCAAGATTCTTGCGGATGAGGTCACTAGTCGTTTCGCAAAATCTATCTAAAGAAGCTTGGATAGACGGAACCGTTGTGAAAGAGCTAGTTAAGCTGCATAGGTCGACGATTGACTTGATGCTGTTTGGGCTCGAGGCCATTGGCCAACGGTCATGA
- a CDS encoding alpha/beta hydrolase family protein — protein sequence MRCLLLLLVLSTTAIAQEKENPYNDPVPVESPYYRVRYEASTKEGELRFPVTYTLWLPEGVETLRGVVVHQHGCGVGSCRSGQTGGFDLHWQALAKKHDCALLSPVYEQPEVANCQLWCDPRNGSSAAFQKGLADFAQQTGHDELTSVPWAIWGHSGGGHWCGGMVLLHPERVAAAWLRSGVPLFDVKERRNIVAYETIPAAAIGVPVMCNLGTQEGYTVTDGRFSGVWPGVQSFFSKMREQGSLVSVSVDPLTSHQCGNQRYLAIPWLDACLTLRLPKESGQPLNPLDESAGLLVSLPMPGDEIDSPVPAKQFAGEKEKAIWFPTPEIAQAWGQYMQDTKVGDKTPPPAPTDVKADGKVITWDAEADLQSGLASFTILRDGKPIATLPEKSRNPFGRSLFQGLQYSDTPVQPLVEMKYIDETAEAGKSYKYDVIAENSVGLKSK from the coding sequence ATGCGCTGCTTGTTGCTGCTCCTCGTGCTTTCTACGACGGCGATCGCCCAGGAAAAGGAAAATCCTTACAACGATCCGGTTCCGGTTGAATCGCCGTATTATCGTGTTCGATACGAGGCTTCGACGAAGGAAGGGGAACTTCGGTTTCCGGTCACCTACACGCTATGGCTACCGGAAGGTGTCGAAACGCTGCGGGGCGTGGTGGTGCATCAACATGGTTGCGGAGTCGGCTCGTGCCGATCAGGGCAGACCGGGGGATTTGATCTGCATTGGCAGGCATTGGCCAAGAAACACGATTGTGCTTTGCTGTCGCCGGTGTATGAACAGCCGGAGGTGGCCAATTGCCAGCTATGGTGCGACCCACGCAACGGTTCGTCCGCTGCGTTTCAGAAAGGTCTTGCTGATTTCGCACAGCAGACCGGACATGACGAACTGACGAGCGTGCCTTGGGCTATTTGGGGGCATAGCGGCGGTGGTCATTGGTGTGGGGGCATGGTGCTCTTACATCCCGAGCGTGTGGCAGCAGCTTGGCTGCGGAGTGGTGTGCCGCTATTCGACGTAAAAGAGAGACGCAATATTGTTGCTTATGAAACCATTCCCGCTGCGGCGATCGGTGTTCCCGTGATGTGCAACCTTGGCACTCAAGAGGGGTACACCGTGACCGATGGTCGCTTCTCCGGCGTGTGGCCTGGGGTGCAAAGTTTCTTCAGTAAGATGCGCGAACAGGGATCGCTCGTCTCGGTCTCGGTAGACCCACTTACCAGTCACCAATGTGGGAATCAACGTTATCTAGCAATTCCCTGGTTGGATGCCTGCCTGACACTTCGCTTGCCGAAAGAAAGTGGCCAGCCGCTCAACCCATTGGATGAATCAGCCGGGCTGCTCGTCTCGTTGCCGATGCCTGGTGACGAAATAGATTCGCCTGTTCCAGCTAAGCAGTTTGCTGGCGAGAAGGAGAAAGCGATTTGGTTTCCCACGCCGGAAATTGCCCAGGCTTGGGGGCAGTATATGCAGGATACAAAAGTCGGCGACAAGACCCCACCACCAGCCCCGACTGACGTGAAAGCTGACGGCAAGGTCATTACCTGGGATGCCGAGGCCGACCTGCAAAGCGGGCTAGCAAGCTTCACCATCCTGCGCGACGGTAAGCCGATCGCCACACTTCCGGAAAAATCTCGCAATCCATTTGGCCGTTCGCTGTTTCAGGGACTTCAATACAGCGATACGCCGGTGCAACCACTTGTCGAAATGAAGTATATCGATGAGACGGCCGAAGCAGGCAAGTCATACAAGTACGATGTGATTGCTGAGAACTCGGTTGGGCTGAAATCGAAGTAA
- a CDS encoding 3-keto-disaccharide hydrolase — MQLRNALLSLFALVTLHGALFADDFQPNQKELPVQPPEDAIVLLGKDTNEFLSKSGNEIDWPLKDGVLTSTRGEGRSNHLVSKLHFRDADIHVEFKLPQKGTGNSGIYIHGNYELQIINSVGKEKLDQGEIGAVYGFAPALVNAGKGPEDWQVYDIRYQAPRRDDSGKIIKQGSITAWLNGQKVQDATKLGEPRSQYHPYRYKTTDYLKAIWERQKETSIGPVFLQDHDNAVQFRNVWVKPLDQKAFVYEVTNE, encoded by the coding sequence ATGCAACTACGAAACGCCCTGCTCTCCCTTTTTGCATTGGTGACACTCCACGGAGCACTTTTTGCCGACGATTTTCAGCCAAATCAGAAGGAATTACCGGTCCAACCGCCGGAAGACGCGATCGTTTTACTTGGCAAGGATACGAATGAGTTTCTCAGTAAAAGCGGTAATGAAATCGACTGGCCGCTCAAAGATGGCGTTCTAACATCCACACGCGGAGAAGGACGCTCGAATCACCTTGTATCGAAGCTTCACTTCCGCGACGCAGACATCCACGTCGAATTCAAATTGCCCCAAAAAGGGACCGGCAATAGCGGCATTTACATTCACGGCAATTACGAACTGCAGATCATCAATTCGGTTGGGAAGGAAAAGCTTGACCAAGGGGAAATCGGCGCCGTGTATGGTTTTGCTCCGGCGTTAGTCAACGCTGGCAAAGGCCCCGAAGATTGGCAAGTGTACGACATCCGCTACCAAGCCCCACGCCGCGACGATTCCGGCAAGATTATCAAACAAGGCAGCATCACTGCCTGGCTCAATGGCCAGAAAGTGCAAGACGCAACCAAGCTGGGTGAGCCTCGTTCCCAATATCATCCCTATCGCTACAAAACGACGGACTACCTGAAAGCGATCTGGGAAAGACAAAAAGAAACCAGCATTGGCCCGGTATTTCTGCAAGACCACGACAACGCCGTGCAGTTTCGCAACGTGTGGGTGAAACCGCTGGATCAGAAAGCATTTGTCTACGAAGTAACTAACGAATAA
- a CDS encoding response regulator transcription factor, with product MSEQEAKKAEEKTILLVDDDNEIVETMRFALESKGYRVLVARDGNQGLALAERDDPDLIVLDMMMPKRSGFLVLEKLRQTHKIPTKVIMVTGNEGNRHKAYAEMLGVDDYIRKPFPMDRLLGAVQKLIG from the coding sequence ATGAGCGAACAGGAAGCCAAGAAGGCCGAGGAAAAGACCATCCTGCTGGTGGACGACGATAACGAAATCGTGGAAACGATGCGTTTCGCCCTCGAGTCGAAAGGGTATCGCGTGCTCGTCGCTCGAGACGGCAACCAAGGATTGGCATTGGCCGAGCGGGACGATCCCGATTTGATCGTGCTGGACATGATGATGCCCAAACGCAGCGGTTTCCTGGTGCTGGAAAAACTGCGCCAAACGCACAAGATCCCGACTAAGGTGATTATGGTCACCGGCAACGAAGGGAACCGCCACAAGGCCTACGCCGAGATGCTGGGCGTTGACGATTACATTCGCAAGCCATTCCCCATGGATCGGCTTCTGGGTGCAGTTCAAAAACTGATCGGGTAG
- a CDS encoding PrkA family serine protein kinase: protein MAGGRQIVSFLAERQNLDQFRKKNWQGTFEQYLDLIAQNPSITRNAFQRCYDMILSYGVDTYEVSREKRIHYRFFDDPLDQGKDAIFGLEDSQVQLVNALKSAAHGYGIEKRVLLLHGPVGSSKSTMARLLKKGIERYSAKDEGALYSLGWNDPDDPSDPAAIHWCPMNEEPLHLIPEDFRRDVAAQFQEASALADYPISISGELCPFCRFHYMESLNRYGGDWTKVIADIHVRRVILSEKDRIGIGTFQPKDEKNQDSTELTGDINYRKIAEYGTDSDPRAFNFDGEFNVANRGIIEFVEVLKLDVAFLYDLLGASQEHKVKPKKFAQTDIDEVILGHTNEPEYRRLQNNEFMEALRDRTVKIDVPYVTRLSNEVKIYEKDYNNQKVIGKHIAPHTIEMAAMWAVLTRLEEPKNASLTLLQKLKLYDGKSLPGFTEENIKELKSQAKREGMLGISPRYVQDKISNALVAHPDATSINPFMVMNELESGLGNHSLITSEEQRDHYRQLLEVVKEEYENIVKNEVQRAIAADEDAMARLCANYIDNVKAYTQRERVKNKFTGQYEEPDDRLMRSIEEKIDIPDSRKDDFRREIMNYIGALSIDGKKFDYKTNERLYKALQLKLFEDQKDSIKLTSLVSSVIDQETQEKIDVVKQRLIRDHGYDDESATDVLSFVASIFARGDVTS from the coding sequence ATGGCCGGCGGTCGTCAAATCGTTTCTTTTCTGGCCGAGCGTCAGAACTTGGATCAGTTCCGAAAGAAGAACTGGCAAGGAACCTTCGAGCAGTACCTCGATCTGATCGCGCAGAATCCTTCAATTACGCGGAACGCCTTTCAGCGTTGCTACGACATGATTCTTTCGTATGGTGTCGATACCTACGAGGTTTCCCGCGAGAAAAGAATCCATTATCGCTTCTTCGACGATCCTCTCGACCAGGGTAAAGACGCGATCTTCGGCTTGGAAGATTCCCAGGTTCAATTGGTCAACGCGTTGAAAAGTGCCGCCCATGGTTACGGCATCGAGAAACGCGTTCTCTTGCTGCATGGTCCGGTTGGAAGCAGCAAGAGCACCATGGCACGGCTGCTCAAGAAAGGGATCGAACGATACTCGGCCAAGGATGAAGGTGCGCTGTACTCACTAGGTTGGAACGACCCTGACGATCCAAGCGACCCAGCGGCGATACACTGGTGCCCGATGAACGAAGAGCCGTTACATCTTATCCCGGAAGATTTCCGCCGAGATGTCGCGGCCCAGTTTCAAGAGGCCAGTGCGTTGGCCGACTATCCCATAAGCATTAGTGGCGAGCTGTGCCCCTTCTGCCGCTTCCATTACATGGAAAGTTTGAATCGATACGGGGGCGATTGGACAAAAGTTATCGCCGATATTCATGTCCGCCGAGTCATCCTTAGCGAGAAAGACCGAATCGGGATCGGGACGTTCCAACCGAAGGATGAAAAGAATCAGGATTCGACAGAACTGACCGGCGACATCAATTATCGCAAGATCGCTGAGTACGGTACCGACAGTGATCCGCGTGCATTTAACTTCGATGGCGAATTCAACGTGGCCAACCGTGGCATTATCGAGTTTGTCGAAGTATTGAAGCTCGATGTGGCGTTTTTGTACGACTTGCTCGGTGCCAGCCAGGAACACAAGGTCAAGCCGAAGAAGTTCGCCCAGACCGATATTGACGAAGTGATTCTCGGCCATACAAACGAGCCGGAATACCGTCGATTGCAAAACAACGAATTCATGGAAGCGTTACGAGATCGTACCGTCAAGATTGATGTCCCCTACGTCACGCGACTTTCCAATGAAGTGAAGATTTACGAGAAAGATTACAACAACCAGAAGGTCATCGGCAAACACATCGCCCCGCATACCATTGAAATGGCAGCCATGTGGGCGGTTCTGACTCGGCTGGAAGAACCGAAGAACGCCAGCTTGACGCTTTTGCAGAAGTTGAAACTATACGACGGCAAATCACTGCCTGGGTTCACCGAGGAAAACATCAAAGAACTCAAGTCCCAAGCTAAGCGAGAAGGGATGTTAGGCATCTCGCCGCGTTATGTGCAGGACAAGATATCCAACGCCCTGGTAGCACATCCCGACGCGACTTCGATCAACCCCTTTATGGTGATGAACGAGCTCGAGTCGGGTCTCGGCAACCATTCCTTGATCACCAGCGAAGAGCAGCGCGATCACTATCGCCAGCTTCTCGAAGTGGTCAAGGAAGAGTACGAGAACATCGTCAAAAACGAAGTTCAGCGTGCCATTGCCGCCGACGAGGATGCGATGGCTCGCCTGTGTGCCAATTACATCGACAACGTCAAAGCGTACACCCAGCGGGAACGTGTCAAGAACAAGTTCACCGGCCAGTACGAGGAGCCGGACGATCGGTTAATGCGATCGATCGAAGAAAAGATCGATATCCCCGACAGCCGCAAAGACGATTTCCGCCGCGAGATCATGAACTACATCGGTGCGTTGTCGATCGACGGTAAAAAATTCGATTACAAGACGAATGAACGTCTCTACAAAGCACTCCAACTGAAGTTGTTTGAAGACCAGAAGGACTCGATCAAATTGACGAGCCTTGTTTCCAGCGTCATCGATCAAGAGACGCAGGAAAAGATTGATGTCGTCAAACAACGCCTCATCCGCGACCACGGTTACGACGACGAAAGCGCTACGGACGTGCTCAGTTTTGTCGCCAGCATCTTCGCCCGCGGAGATGTGACCAGCTAA
- a CDS encoding DUF444 family protein, protein MGLKIDRDVHRFREIVRGRIRDNLRKYITHGEMIGRKGKDLVSIPVPSLDVPHFKYGKNEGGVGQGDGQVGDPVGKGDDGDGAGQAGNEPGKHILEVDVPLEELAAMLGDELELPKIEPKGDANISQYKNRYDSIRSTGPESLRHFRRTYVKALRRQIASGIYNPKNPIIIPVREDTRYRSWTSIPQPEANAAIIYIMDVSGSMTDEQKEIVRTEAFWIDTWLRSQYKGVQRRYVIHDAGAKEVDEDTFYHTRESGGTRISSAYKVAQQILEKEFPISEWNIYCFQFSDGDNWGEDNRTCMKILQNTLIPACNLFCYGQVESPYGSGEYMKSLVTQFGKNHETLILSHIEDKDAIYDSIKQFLGKGK, encoded by the coding sequence ATGGGGCTGAAGATTGATCGCGACGTACACCGCTTCCGCGAGATTGTCCGCGGCCGGATTCGTGATAATCTTCGGAAGTACATTACCCACGGCGAGATGATCGGCCGTAAGGGGAAAGATCTCGTTAGCATTCCAGTCCCCAGCCTGGATGTCCCCCATTTCAAGTATGGCAAAAACGAAGGGGGCGTCGGCCAAGGCGATGGCCAGGTTGGCGATCCTGTCGGCAAAGGGGATGACGGCGATGGAGCCGGTCAGGCCGGAAACGAACCTGGCAAGCATATCCTGGAAGTCGACGTCCCGCTGGAAGAACTTGCGGCAATGCTCGGCGATGAACTCGAGCTTCCCAAGATCGAACCCAAGGGAGACGCCAATATCTCCCAGTATAAGAATCGGTACGACAGCATTCGCTCGACCGGTCCGGAGTCGCTCCGCCATTTCCGCCGCACGTATGTTAAAGCTTTGCGGCGACAAATTGCTTCCGGAATTTACAACCCCAAAAACCCGATCATCATTCCGGTTCGCGAAGACACCCGGTACCGCAGCTGGACGAGCATTCCACAGCCGGAAGCGAACGCGGCAATCATTTACATCATGGATGTCTCCGGCTCGATGACCGACGAGCAGAAGGAAATCGTCCGCACGGAAGCGTTTTGGATCGATACGTGGCTACGCAGCCAATACAAAGGAGTCCAGCGCCGCTACGTGATCCACGATGCAGGTGCCAAAGAGGTCGACGAGGACACGTTTTATCACACTCGGGAAAGTGGCGGCACGCGAATCAGTTCGGCCTACAAAGTCGCCCAGCAGATACTGGAAAAGGAATTTCCGATTTCGGAATGGAACATTTACTGCTTCCAGTTTTCCGACGGCGACAATTGGGGCGAAGACAACCGTACTTGCATGAAGATTCTGCAAAACACTCTGATTCCGGCATGCAACTTGTTTTGCTATGGCCAGGTCGAAAGCCCCTATGGCAGTGGCGAATACATGAAGTCGCTTGTCACGCAATTTGGCAAGAACCACGAAACCCTGATCTTGTCTCACATCGAAGACAAAGATGCGATTTACGATTCCATCAAGCAGTTTCTTGGTAAAGGTAAGTGA
- a CDS encoding SpoVR family protein, with the protein MPITHRSFANLPEELAEVQVEIEQHALDYGLDFFPTIFELVDVEQLNAIAAMGGFPTRYPHWRFGMEFDRLSKGYHYGLQKIYELVINNNPCYAYLLSSNQYADHKLVMAHVYGHCDFFKCNQWFSKTDRKMIDQMANHGNRIRRYMNRFGVTEVENFIDACLSIEDMIDIHSPFIQRSRSTDRYKFHSNTDAEGSDEPGQDYKLPAKGYMDNFINPRKKPSDDEETPRPAVALPVPDEPTKDAMLFLLQYAPLRPWQLDVLSMIRDEAYYFAPQGQTKIMNEGWATYWHSTIMTRHGLQASEVINYADHTSGTLASSPNRLNPYKLGLELLRDIEDRWNRGCFGQDYDDCDDFVERQNWNTEVGLGRDKIFEVRRIHNDLTFIDEFFTLDFCRRYKMFQFGYNESTEYYEIESREFPKVKQQLLFSLTNMGRPEIFVTDGNYKNRGEMLLTHRHHGIELKMDYARDTLTNLYTLWKRPVHIQTILDEQEVLLSWDGTHHECVKLESN; encoded by the coding sequence ATGCCAATCACGCATCGCAGCTTCGCCAATTTGCCGGAAGAACTGGCCGAAGTGCAGGTCGAAATCGAGCAACACGCGCTCGATTACGGCTTGGACTTCTTCCCCACAATCTTCGAATTGGTCGACGTCGAGCAACTCAATGCCATTGCCGCGATGGGTGGTTTTCCGACGCGTTATCCGCACTGGCGTTTTGGCATGGAGTTCGATCGGCTCTCGAAGGGCTATCACTACGGTCTGCAGAAGATCTACGAACTGGTCATTAACAATAATCCATGCTACGCGTACTTGCTTTCCAGTAACCAATATGCCGATCACAAGCTAGTCATGGCTCATGTTTACGGGCACTGCGATTTTTTCAAATGCAATCAATGGTTTAGCAAAACCGATCGCAAGATGATCGACCAGATGGCCAATCATGGCAATCGCATTCGCCGTTACATGAACCGTTTCGGCGTCACCGAAGTCGAAAACTTTATTGATGCCTGCCTGAGCATTGAAGACATGATCGATATCCACTCGCCGTTCATTCAGCGTTCGCGTAGTACAGATCGATACAAGTTCCATTCCAACACCGACGCCGAGGGCTCCGACGAGCCTGGCCAGGACTACAAACTGCCGGCCAAGGGCTACATGGACAACTTCATCAATCCGCGAAAAAAGCCTTCGGACGATGAAGAAACGCCTCGGCCTGCCGTCGCCCTGCCGGTTCCGGACGAGCCCACCAAGGATGCCATGCTATTCCTGCTGCAATACGCCCCACTGCGTCCTTGGCAGCTAGACGTTCTGTCGATGATTCGGGACGAAGCGTACTACTTCGCACCGCAAGGTCAGACCAAAATCATGAACGAAGGGTGGGCTACCTATTGGCATTCAACCATCATGACGCGTCACGGACTGCAAGCCTCGGAGGTGATCAACTACGCCGACCATACCTCCGGCACGCTGGCCAGCAGCCCGAACCGGTTAAATCCTTACAAGCTGGGCCTAGAGTTACTACGAGACATCGAAGATCGCTGGAACCGCGGCTGCTTTGGTCAAGATTACGACGATTGCGACGACTTCGTCGAGCGTCAAAATTGGAATACCGAAGTGGGCTTGGGTCGCGACAAGATCTTCGAGGTTCGTCGCATTCACAACGACCTGACTTTCATCGACGAGTTCTTCACGCTCGACTTTTGCCGACGCTATAAGATGTTCCAATTCGGTTACAACGAGTCAACCGAATACTACGAGATCGAGAGCCGCGAATTCCCCAAGGTCAAACAGCAGTTGCTATTCAGTCTGACCAACATGGGTCGCCCTGAGATCTTCGTGACCGATGGAAACTACAAAAACCGCGGTGAAATGTTGTTAACGCACCGGCATCACGGGATTGAACTCAAGATGGACTATGCCCGTGATACACTCACAAACCTATACACGCTTTGGAAACGCCCTGTGCATATTCAAACGATTTTGGACGAGCAAGAAGTTCTTCTCAGCTGGGACGGAACGCATCATGAATGCGTCAAATTAGAATCGAACTAG
- the hemQ gene encoding hydrogen peroxide-dependent heme synthase: MSHGRPGSTPLPEPSITLTEGWHCSHFYYSFDRALLTGYSPEDLAVGSQELIEILNPESEASPKRLQVSIVSGHKADFSLMLMDPNPLVIDSVHQRLMASSLGAALQPTYSFVSVTEISEYVPSVEQYAERLLREGEEKDSPSFEAKLGAYTKRLPMMNNQRLTPDFPPYPATCFYPMNKKREVGENWFLLPSSARNSLMAEHAQSGMQFAGKVSQLITVSVGFDDWEWGVTLWARNPEYLKDIVYKMRFDEASARYAEFGPFYTSYISTAAEMLKHCRIGNAD, encoded by the coding sequence ATGAGCCACGGCCGCCCCGGTTCCACACCGCTTCCCGAACCCTCGATCACCCTTACCGAAGGTTGGCACTGCAGCCACTTTTATTACTCCTTCGACCGAGCCCTGTTGACCGGTTATTCGCCTGAAGACCTCGCAGTCGGTTCTCAAGAGCTGATTGAGATTCTGAATCCTGAATCAGAAGCCAGCCCCAAGCGGCTTCAGGTTTCCATTGTGAGTGGTCACAAGGCAGATTTCTCCCTGATGCTGATGGATCCTAATCCTCTGGTCATCGACTCGGTTCATCAGCGGCTGATGGCCAGTTCTCTGGGTGCCGCCCTGCAGCCGACTTACTCCTTTGTATCAGTGACCGAGATCTCGGAATACGTTCCTTCGGTCGAACAATATGCTGAGCGTCTCCTGCGTGAAGGAGAGGAGAAGGACTCGCCATCGTTCGAAGCCAAGCTCGGCGCTTACACCAAGCGCCTGCCCATGATGAATAACCAGCGGCTTACGCCTGACTTCCCACCCTATCCTGCCACATGCTTCTACCCGATGAACAAGAAGCGAGAAGTAGGCGAAAACTGGTTCTTGCTGCCCTCGTCGGCCCGGAACTCGTTGATGGCCGAGCACGCCCAAAGCGGGATGCAGTTCGCCGGCAAGGTTTCGCAGTTGATCACCGTAAGCGTTGGTTTCGACGACTGGGAATGGGGCGTCACGTTGTGGGCCCGCAATCCTGAATATTTGAAAGACATCGTCTACAAGATGCGTTTTGACGAAGCAAGTGCCCGATACGCTGAGTTCGGTCCCTTCTACACCAGCTATATCAGTACGGCCGCAGAGATGCTCAAGCATTGTCGGATTGGTAATGCAGATTAA
- a CDS encoding YdjY domain-containing protein yields MGTTYRNRPNVTWIILTLLIPGLLPCAKMWAQDDTATEETPPSVETDKQSAKPATQEKSAPAAIRKLMPNMPVWIDTKRKMVIMDGEICLRKGSLEMFACLRGTKEHESVVSVATDAYVVHAGLLAIGAEQGRPVEFDPEYRPPSGQQIDVLVQWKDADGKLQTRKAQDWVRDARNKKVMTYDWVFPGSYFWKDVTIEAVQKAKEEGVDPDTLPGKMVYAAEGGELICVSNFKSSMMDLPVPSTDANNDLWFEAFTENIPAEGTKVRLFLIPQKEKEKKPSEEEAKTDDAKTDSSVDLSDPMLEIPDFSPSAED; encoded by the coding sequence ATGGGTACGACATACCGCAACCGACCCAACGTAACCTGGATTATTCTGACACTGTTGATCCCAGGACTACTGCCGTGTGCCAAGATGTGGGCGCAAGACGATACGGCCACAGAAGAAACGCCGCCGTCGGTCGAAACTGACAAGCAATCGGCGAAGCCAGCAACCCAAGAAAAGTCAGCCCCGGCAGCAATCCGCAAGCTAATGCCTAACATGCCGGTGTGGATCGATACAAAGCGGAAGATGGTCATCATGGATGGTGAGATATGTCTGAGGAAGGGCTCGTTGGAAATGTTTGCTTGTTTGCGGGGCACCAAGGAACACGAGTCGGTCGTGTCGGTCGCCACCGATGCCTATGTCGTTCATGCTGGGTTGTTAGCGATTGGGGCAGAGCAGGGACGTCCGGTAGAGTTCGACCCAGAGTATCGGCCGCCATCAGGGCAGCAGATCGATGTCTTGGTGCAATGGAAAGATGCCGATGGCAAGCTACAAACACGAAAAGCCCAAGATTGGGTACGTGATGCACGAAACAAGAAGGTCATGACCTACGATTGGGTCTTTCCTGGTAGCTACTTCTGGAAAGACGTCACGATCGAAGCGGTTCAGAAAGCCAAAGAAGAAGGCGTCGACCCCGACACGCTGCCTGGCAAAATGGTCTACGCAGCCGAAGGTGGCGAGCTGATTTGTGTCAGCAACTTTAAGTCTTCGATGATGGATCTGCCCGTTCCGAGTACCGATGCCAACAACGACCTCTGGTTTGAAGCGTTCACAGAGAACATCCCTGCGGAAGGAACCAAGGTGCGTCTTTTTTTGATTCCACAAAAGGAGAAGGAAAAGAAACCAAGCGAAGAGGAAGCGAAGACCGACGACGCAAAAACAGACAGTTCTGTCGATCTATCCGACCCGATGTTGGAAATACCCGACTTCTCACCCAGCGCTGAAGACTGA
- a CDS encoding YggS family pyridoxal phosphate-dependent enzyme yields MHTQLRENLDRVREMIADAAKASGRVADAVCLIGVTKYVDIETTQALYELGCRDLGESRPQLLWSKSEAMADLSPRWHMIGHLQRNKTKRTIPLLSVLHSGDSLRLLKAANEDWPHDQPLPALLEVNISGDTAKHGFLPTEIAPALRQIAALSRLKIVGLMGMASLEGGRDQAQKDFAALRELRDKLRKDCPDEISLDELSMGMSHDFDLAIREGATMVRVGSTLFEGIDGGR; encoded by the coding sequence ATGCACACCCAACTCCGCGAAAACCTGGATCGCGTTCGTGAAATGATCGCCGACGCGGCCAAGGCATCCGGCCGAGTTGCCGACGCTGTCTGCTTGATCGGTGTTACCAAGTATGTCGACATCGAAACCACTCAGGCCCTGTACGAGCTAGGCTGCCGCGACCTGGGTGAGAGCCGCCCGCAACTGCTATGGAGTAAGTCGGAAGCCATGGCCGACTTGTCACCTCGCTGGCACATGATCGGACATCTGCAGCGGAACAAGACCAAACGTACCATCCCGCTTCTCTCGGTGCTTCACTCTGGCGACAGTTTACGACTGCTAAAAGCCGCCAACGAAGACTGGCCCCACGACCAGCCTCTGCCGGCACTGCTCGAAGTGAATATCTCAGGCGACACTGCCAAACACGGTTTTCTCCCAACCGAGATAGCCCCAGCCCTGCGACAAATTGCCGCGTTGAGCCGTTTGAAGATTGTTGGTCTCATGGGTATGGCTTCGCTCGAAGGAGGCCGTGATCAAGCTCAAAAGGATTTCGCAGCCCTGCGTGAATTACGCGACAAGCTACGAAAAGATTGTCCCGACGAGATCTCGCTGGACGAACTTTCAATGGGCATGAGCCACGACTTCGACTTAGCAATTCGAGAAGGGGCCACGATGGTTCGGGTGGGTTCGACCTTGTTCGAAGGAATCGATGGTGGACGTTAA
- a CDS encoding DUF167 domain-containing protein — MVDVNITPHPEGCLLDLKAQPGARKAEFRGFQNGALKVCVTQVAEKGKANKAILSLLRKAWGLKGSQLEIVSGQTASHKRLLIRDLSPQKMLQLLKDCGLKDE; from the coding sequence ATGGTGGACGTTAACATTACGCCCCACCCCGAAGGATGCCTGCTCGACTTGAAGGCCCAGCCAGGTGCTCGCAAGGCCGAATTTCGCGGCTTTCAAAACGGAGCCTTGAAAGTATGCGTGACGCAGGTGGCCGAGAAAGGAAAAGCCAACAAGGCGATCCTATCGCTGCTCCGCAAAGCGTGGGGCTTGAAAGGCTCGCAGTTGGAAATCGTTTCAGGGCAAACGGCTTCGCACAAACGGCTTTTGATTCGTGATCTTTCTCCGCAAAAGATGTTGCAACTTTTGAAAGATTGCGGCTTAAAGGACGAATAA